In the genome of Telluria beijingensis, one region contains:
- a CDS encoding AraC family transcriptional regulator, which produces MANDSGAGDGIDTLSRLLSLFTLRTSLDIRCALAAPWVLEQPAATPGVAPYHLIVEGEAAVDTPTGERIALHAGDIVVFPQGGAHRLHAGPPERAQPLMDVPGPAPLRWVANGGDGAPTGILCGQFVFDEGARRVLQPALPAVIVVHASTRPDFAGLLALVTMLRSEADSARPGAAAVVEQLSGALFTLLLRAWLDDGPTTPGLLAVLADRRLGAALRLMLAQPERPWLVEDLAAACFMSRATFARLFRQLAGTTPLDALVQLRMTQAAQWLARDTRPVAAIGYQSEAAFNRVFKRSYGVGPGAWRRAAMAASR; this is translated from the coding sequence ATGGCAAACGACAGCGGCGCCGGCGACGGCATCGACACCCTCAGCCGCCTGCTGTCGCTGTTCACCCTGCGCACCTCGCTCGACATCCGCTGCGCGCTGGCCGCGCCGTGGGTGCTGGAACAACCTGCCGCCACGCCCGGCGTGGCGCCCTATCACCTGATCGTCGAGGGCGAGGCCGCGGTCGACACGCCCACGGGCGAACGCATCGCCCTGCACGCCGGCGACATCGTCGTGTTCCCGCAGGGCGGCGCGCACCGCCTGCATGCGGGGCCGCCGGAACGGGCGCAGCCCTTGATGGACGTGCCCGGCCCCGCGCCGCTGCGCTGGGTGGCGAATGGCGGCGACGGCGCGCCGACCGGCATCCTGTGCGGCCAGTTCGTGTTCGACGAAGGCGCGCGCCGCGTGCTGCAGCCGGCGCTGCCCGCCGTGATTGTCGTGCACGCATCGACGCGGCCCGATTTCGCCGGACTGCTGGCGCTGGTGACGATGCTGCGCAGCGAGGCCGACAGCGCCCGGCCCGGCGCCGCCGCCGTGGTGGAGCAACTGTCCGGCGCGCTATTTACCCTGCTGCTGCGGGCCTGGCTCGACGACGGCCCGACCACGCCCGGCCTGCTGGCGGTGCTGGCCGACCGCCGCCTGGGCGCCGCGCTGCGCCTGATGCTGGCCCAACCCGAGCGGCCGTGGCTGGTGGAAGACCTGGCCGCGGCCTGCTTCATGTCGCGCGCCACCTTCGCGCGCCTGTTCCGCCAGCTGGCGGGCACGACGCCGCTCGATGCGCTGGTGCAGCTGCGCATGACCCAGGCAGCGCAGTGGCTGGCGCGCGACACCCGACCGGTCGCGGCGATCGGCTACCAGTCCGAAGCGGCGTTCAACCGCGTGTTCAAGCGCAGCTACGGCGTCGGGCCAGGCGCGTGGCGCCGTGCAGCAATGGCGGCTTCTCGCTAG
- a CDS encoding BlaI/MecI/CopY family transcriptional regulator, which translates to MPRSPDAPKPTPAELDLLQVLWPLGAATAKQVHEAMLPQRPDVTYATVLRLMQVMHGKGLLNRDESERSHVYAPVHERDALQTNLLQDLMQRAFSGSAKALVLAALKSGISKKERAEIEQLLKDEDKR; encoded by the coding sequence ATGCCGCGCTCACCCGACGCCCCCAAGCCCACGCCCGCCGAACTCGACCTGCTGCAAGTGCTGTGGCCGCTCGGCGCGGCCACCGCCAAGCAGGTGCACGAGGCGATGCTGCCGCAACGTCCCGACGTGACCTATGCCACGGTGCTGCGCCTGATGCAGGTCATGCACGGCAAGGGCCTCTTGAACCGCGACGAGAGCGAACGCTCCCACGTGTATGCGCCGGTGCATGAACGCGACGCACTGCAGACCAATCTGCTGCAAGACCTGATGCAGCGCGCCTTCTCCGGCTCGGCCAAGGCGCTGGTGCTGGCCGCGCTGAAAAGCGGCATCTCGAAGAAGGAGCGCGCGGAGATCGAGCAATTGCTGAAGGACGAGGACAAGCGATGA
- a CDS encoding energy transducer TonB, with translation MRFKERIPAPARQSGHHGTSVLAMGLATMVLAGCTQTAPVNPFAEMPDSVTTEPVVNFKSCRKPVYPAQALAAKAEGTVNLAFLVRADGTVREAVVRKTSGNASLDETARAALAKCRFQPGTVNGAPKEQWTELKYAWVPE, from the coding sequence ATGCGATTCAAGGAGCGCATCCCCGCCCCTGCACGCCAGTCCGGACACCATGGCACATCGGTCCTCGCCATGGGACTGGCGACCATGGTCCTGGCCGGCTGCACCCAGACGGCGCCGGTCAATCCCTTCGCCGAGATGCCGGACAGTGTCACCACCGAACCGGTCGTGAATTTTAAATCGTGCCGCAAGCCGGTGTATCCGGCGCAAGCGCTGGCCGCCAAGGCCGAAGGCACGGTCAACCTCGCCTTCCTGGTGCGCGCCGACGGCACGGTGCGCGAAGCGGTGGTGCGCAAGACCAGCGGCAACGCCTCGCTGGACGAAACGGCGCGCGCGGCGCTCGCCAAGTGCAGGTTCCAGCCGGGTACCGTGAACGGTGCGCCGAAGGAGCAATGGACTGAGCTGAAATACGCGTGGGTGCCGGAATGA
- a CDS encoding response regulator produces the protein MPDSHILLVEPEPMLRRTVVMTARSLGMSQVHEAASNDAALRMLRSRTFHGAVVAVSCIGSGADRQYDLGLIDRLRAEDPPGKTMPIAIMAEQATAELLTALRDRNISRVILKPFRAKVLLETIEKFGALPRKS, from the coding sequence ATGCCTGACAGCCACATCCTGCTGGTCGAACCGGAGCCGATGTTGCGCCGCACCGTGGTCATGACGGCGCGCAGCCTCGGCATGAGCCAGGTGCACGAAGCGGCCAGCAACGACGCCGCGCTGCGCATGCTGCGCTCGCGCACTTTTCATGGCGCCGTGGTCGCCGTCAGCTGCATCGGCAGCGGCGCCGACCGCCAGTACGACCTGGGCCTCATCGACCGGCTGCGCGCCGAGGATCCTCCCGGCAAGACGATGCCGATCGCCATCATGGCCGAGCAGGCCACGGCGGAATTGCTGACGGCGCTGCGCGACCGCAATATCAGCCGCGTGATTCTCAAGCCGTTCCGCGCCAAGGTGCTGCTGGAAACCATCGAGAAATTCGGCGCCCTGCCCCGCAAGTCCTGA
- a CDS encoding RidA family protein → MEIKRLHVGKRLSEVAIYNDTVYLAGQIAEDTSQGIEGQMREVLGHVDRLLTEAGSDKTCILSCQIFISSMDNFPGMNSVWDEWVAQGHTPPRATVEAKLANPACLVEVCVVAGLR, encoded by the coding sequence ATGGAAATCAAACGACTGCACGTAGGCAAACGCCTGTCCGAAGTGGCCATCTACAATGACACCGTCTACCTCGCCGGCCAGATCGCCGAAGACACCAGCCAGGGCATCGAGGGCCAGATGCGCGAAGTGCTGGGCCACGTCGACCGCCTGCTGACCGAAGCCGGCAGCGACAAGACCTGCATCCTCAGCTGCCAGATCTTCATCTCCAGCATGGACAACTTCCCCGGCATGAACAGCGTGTGGGACGAATGGGTCGCCCAGGGCCACACCCCGCCGCGCGCGACGGTCGAAGCGAAGCTCGCCAACCCTGCCTGCCTGGTAGAGGTCTGCGTCGTCGCCGGCCTGCGTTAA
- a CDS encoding MlaE family ABC transporter permease — MPRTTTPIARPNLWFAHLARYVRSWWYMIHLGAVAVVTALSPSTWKHASFHATARHIHASTWQVLPWFTLASCLVSLVIIRIVLVTAKSYGLSGFALEMVVRVLVLELIPLSAALFVALRASMAFDASALGLARSGLSIRAASDEALRRVRRDLVPQLIANAVAVLSLAMVTSIVVLLLAYLNVYGFSPWGIPDYTRTVGRVFAPVVTAGFVLKTVLFGLAVALIPTAAVLELQRYPRALATSVQPGALRLLFVLIVIEAGSLALKYI; from the coding sequence ATGCCGCGAACGACTACTCCCATCGCCCGACCGAACCTCTGGTTCGCCCACCTGGCGCGCTACGTGCGCAGCTGGTGGTACATGATCCACCTGGGCGCGGTCGCCGTCGTCACGGCGCTCTCGCCCTCCACCTGGAAACACGCCAGCTTCCACGCCACGGCGCGCCACATCCACGCCAGCACCTGGCAGGTGCTGCCCTGGTTTACGCTCGCCTCGTGCCTGGTCAGCCTGGTGATCATCCGCATCGTGCTGGTCACGGCCAAGAGCTATGGCCTCTCTGGTTTCGCGCTCGAGATGGTGGTGCGGGTGCTGGTGCTGGAGCTGATCCCGCTGTCGGCGGCGCTGTTCGTGGCCCTGCGCGCCAGCATGGCCTTCGACGCCTCGGCCCTGGGCCTCGCGCGTTCCGGCCTGTCGATCCGCGCCGCCAGCGACGAGGCGCTGCGCCGGGTGCGGCGCGACCTGGTTCCGCAGCTGATCGCCAACGCGGTCGCGGTCCTGTCGCTGGCGATGGTCACCTCGATCGTCGTGCTGTTGCTGGCCTACCTGAACGTCTACGGCTTTTCGCCGTGGGGCATCCCGGACTACACCCGCACCGTGGGCCGCGTGTTCGCGCCGGTGGTCACGGCCGGCTTCGTGCTCAAGACGGTGCTGTTCGGCCTGGCCGTGGCCCTGATCCCGACCGCCGCCGTCCTCGAGCTGCAGCGCTATCCGCGCGCATTGGCGACCAGCGTGCAGCCTGGCGCGCTGCGCCTGCTGTTCGTGCTGATCGTGATCGAAGCCGGTTCGCTGGCGCTGAAATACATCTGA
- a CDS encoding GAF domain-containing protein, whose product MQVAAIPDNEAARLAALYELLILDTPPEERFDRIAAFAAQEFEVPIAVVTLVDAERQWFKAKVGIDACETGRDISFCAHAILQEDIMVVPDAQADPRFAQNPQVTGNPHIRFYAGAPLILPSGLRLGTLCVVDTRPRTFDALDLGILGTLRDLAVMELVRREENDDA is encoded by the coding sequence ATGCAAGTTGCCGCCATTCCCGACAACGAAGCTGCACGCCTGGCCGCGCTGTACGAATTGCTGATCCTCGACACGCCGCCCGAAGAGCGCTTCGACAGGATCGCCGCTTTCGCGGCCCAGGAGTTCGAGGTGCCGATCGCGGTCGTCACGCTGGTCGATGCCGAGCGCCAGTGGTTCAAGGCCAAGGTCGGTATCGATGCCTGCGAGACCGGCCGCGACATTTCGTTCTGCGCGCACGCCATCCTGCAGGAAGACATCATGGTCGTTCCCGATGCGCAGGCGGACCCCCGCTTTGCGCAAAACCCGCAGGTAACCGGGAACCCGCACATCCGCTTCTATGCAGGCGCCCCCTTGATCCTTCCCTCCGGCCTGCGGCTCGGTACGCTGTGCGTGGTCGACACCCGCCCGCGCACCTTCGATGCGCTCGATTTGGGCATCCTTGGCACGTTGCGCGATCTCGCGGTGATGGAACTGGTGCGCAGGGAGGAGAATGACGATGCCTGA
- a CDS encoding M56 family metallopeptidase, which yields MNALDLVDSIGWTLIHFSWQGALVGGQTALALALLRKARPETRYLVACSGLLLCLAWPATELFIRLTGDSGANGGFAIVLAGTASGVVQDSGWSGLFQRNLAWIVGAWGLCALFLALRMIAGLLWLRHAATHEAHDPAWQARVDRLATQFGLARPIRLRIVDRLASPVTAGWWRPVVLVPASLVTSMPPHLLEALLAHELAHIQRHDYLVNLLQNVIESLLFYHPAVWWISRRIRVEREQIADSIAARQLGEPRRLALALSELEKLQFSTHHLAQAANGGDLMSRIKQLVRPDTEALNWKAAIPVLGFALAGLAGCAQTPASSPVMAKADSIVNIPVAQFNSCERPKYPAEALARDIQGTVTLGFLVSAEGKVQGTTLRKSSGDTSLDEAARTALAKCTFTPGTVDGKPTEQWTEVQYVWVSK from the coding sequence ATGAACGCCCTCGACCTCGTCGACAGCATCGGCTGGACGCTGATCCACTTCAGCTGGCAGGGCGCGCTGGTCGGCGGCCAGACCGCGCTCGCACTCGCCTTGCTGCGCAAGGCGCGCCCCGAGACGCGCTACCTGGTCGCCTGCAGCGGCCTGCTGCTCTGCCTGGCCTGGCCGGCGACCGAACTGTTCATCCGCCTGACGGGCGACAGCGGCGCCAATGGCGGCTTCGCCATCGTGCTGGCTGGCACCGCGTCCGGCGTCGTCCAGGACAGCGGCTGGAGCGGCCTGTTCCAGCGCAACCTGGCCTGGATCGTCGGCGCCTGGGGCCTGTGCGCGCTATTCCTGGCGCTGCGCATGATCGCCGGCCTGCTGTGGCTACGGCACGCGGCCACGCACGAAGCACACGACCCGGCCTGGCAGGCGCGCGTCGACCGGCTCGCAACGCAATTCGGCCTGGCGCGGCCAATCCGCCTGCGCATCGTCGATCGCCTGGCCAGCCCGGTCACGGCCGGCTGGTGGCGGCCGGTGGTGCTGGTGCCGGCGTCGCTGGTGACGAGCATGCCGCCGCACCTGCTGGAAGCGCTGCTGGCGCACGAACTGGCGCACATCCAGCGCCACGACTACCTGGTCAACCTGCTCCAGAACGTCATCGAATCGCTGTTGTTCTACCACCCGGCAGTCTGGTGGATCTCGCGCCGTATCCGCGTCGAACGGGAACAGATCGCCGACTCCATCGCGGCAAGGCAACTGGGCGAACCGCGCCGCCTGGCCCTGGCCCTCTCCGAACTGGAAAAGCTCCAGTTCTCCACCCACCACCTGGCCCAGGCGGCCAACGGAGGAGATCTCATGTCACGCATCAAGCAACTGGTTCGTCCCGACACCGAAGCGCTGAACTGGAAGGCCGCGATTCCGGTCCTTGGATTTGCCCTGGCCGGCCTGGCCGGCTGCGCCCAGACGCCGGCGTCCAGTCCGGTCATGGCAAAAGCCGACAGCATCGTCAACATCCCGGTCGCGCAATTCAACTCCTGCGAGCGGCCCAAGTATCCGGCCGAGGCGCTGGCGCGCGATATCCAGGGCACGGTGACGCTCGGCTTCCTGGTCAGCGCCGAAGGCAAGGTGCAGGGCACCACCTTGCGCAAGTCGAGTGGCGACACCTCGCTCGACGAAGCGGCGCGCACGGCGCTGGCCAAGTGCACCTTCACGCCCGGCACGGTCGATGGCAAACCCACTGAGCAATGGACTGAGGTACAGTACGTCTGGGTTTCTAAATGA
- a CDS encoding alpha/beta fold hydrolase, which produces MSEPRLNSVQCSSPAGLHRVAYKEWGDADNPKVLVCVHGVTRVGDDFDHLARALCGEYRVVCPDIVGRGRSGRLRDPAYYTVPQYVADMVTLVARVTARAGNEDVAWFGTSMGGLIGMALASLEDSPVKKLVLNDIGPVLDGAALQRIGDYIGQDVRFPSFAAGAEFVKAVSASFGPHSDDEWRKLAADVLRQGSDGQWERHYDLNLAQPFRAITPERAALDEAALWAAWDAIRCPTLLVRGEHSDLLSRETAQQMTQRGPRPRLVEIPGVGHAPTFVHDDQIAIAREFLLG; this is translated from the coding sequence ATGTCTGAACCCAGATTAAACAGCGTCCAGTGCAGCTCGCCGGCCGGGCTGCACCGCGTCGCCTACAAGGAATGGGGCGACGCGGACAATCCGAAGGTGCTGGTGTGCGTGCATGGCGTGACCCGTGTCGGCGACGACTTCGACCACCTGGCGCGCGCCCTGTGTGGCGAGTACCGCGTGGTATGCCCGGACATCGTGGGCCGTGGCCGCTCGGGCCGCCTGCGCGATCCGGCCTATTACACGGTGCCGCAATACGTGGCCGACATGGTGACCCTGGTGGCGCGCGTCACGGCGCGCGCCGGCAATGAAGACGTCGCCTGGTTCGGCACCTCGATGGGTGGCCTGATCGGCATGGCGCTGGCCTCGCTCGAGGACAGCCCGGTGAAGAAGCTGGTGCTCAACGATATCGGTCCGGTGCTCGACGGCGCGGCGCTGCAGCGCATCGGCGACTACATCGGCCAGGATGTGCGCTTCCCGAGCTTTGCCGCCGGCGCCGAATTCGTGAAGGCGGTCTCGGCATCGTTCGGGCCGCACTCCGACGACGAATGGCGCAAGCTGGCCGCCGACGTGCTGCGCCAGGGCAGCGACGGCCAGTGGGAGCGCCACTACGACTTGAACCTGGCGCAGCCGTTCCGGGCCATCACCCCGGAACGCGCCGCCCTGGACGAGGCCGCGCTATGGGCGGCCTGGGATGCGATCCGCTGCCCCACCTTGCTGGTGCGCGGCGAGCATTCCGACCTGCTGTCGCGCGAGACCGCGCAGCAGATGACGCAACGCGGACCGCGTCCGCGCCTGGTCGAAATCCCCGGGGTGGGCCATGCGCCGACCTTCGTGCACGACGACCAGATCGCGATCGCGCGCGAATTTCTCCTCGGTTGA
- a CDS encoding dicarboxylate/amino acid:cation symporter yields MKKPFYKVLYVQVLIAIVLGVLLGVFYPELGTAMKPLGDGFIKLIKMIIAPVIFCTVVAGIAGMQDMKKIGRVGGKALIYFEVVSTFALAIGLIVANLAKPGAGFNVDPAHLDSSSIAQYTTNAHAQTTTEFIMHIIPTTFVDAFATGNILQVLLVAILFGFALSMMGERGRPVTKFIDDIAHVIFGIVNIVMKVAPLGAFGAMAFTIGKYGLESLVPLAKLMGSFYLTCALFVFVVLGLIAKFTGFSIFKFIKYIKEELLIVLGTSSSESALPNLMRKLEKLGCSKPVVGLVVPTGYSFNLDGTNIYMTMAALFVAQATNTDLTLTQELTILLVAMLTSKGASGITGAGFITLAATLAVVPTIPVAGMALILGIDRFMSEARALTNFIGNGVATVVVSKWEKELDSARMDDVLSGRVKVEDQATGLKEVREAA; encoded by the coding sequence ATGAAGAAGCCATTTTATAAAGTGCTGTACGTCCAGGTGCTGATCGCCATTGTGCTTGGCGTGTTGCTGGGGGTGTTCTACCCCGAACTGGGCACCGCGATGAAGCCATTGGGAGACGGCTTCATCAAACTGATCAAGATGATCATCGCCCCCGTGATCTTCTGTACCGTCGTCGCCGGCATCGCCGGGATGCAGGACATGAAGAAGATCGGCCGCGTCGGCGGCAAGGCGCTGATCTACTTCGAGGTCGTGTCGACCTTCGCGCTGGCCATCGGCCTGATCGTCGCCAACCTCGCCAAGCCGGGCGCCGGCTTCAACGTCGATCCGGCCCACCTCGATTCGAGCTCGATCGCGCAGTACACCACCAATGCGCATGCCCAGACGACCACCGAATTCATCATGCACATCATCCCGACCACGTTCGTGGATGCTTTTGCTACCGGTAATATCCTGCAGGTGCTGCTGGTCGCGATCCTGTTCGGCTTCGCGCTGTCGATGATGGGCGAACGCGGCCGTCCGGTGACCAAGTTCATCGACGACATCGCCCACGTGATCTTCGGCATCGTCAACATCGTCATGAAAGTCGCCCCGCTCGGCGCCTTCGGCGCGATGGCCTTCACCATCGGCAAATACGGCCTCGAATCGCTGGTGCCGCTGGCCAAGCTGATGGGCTCGTTCTACCTGACCTGCGCGCTGTTCGTGTTCGTCGTGCTGGGCCTGATCGCCAAGTTCACCGGCTTCTCGATCTTCAAGTTCATCAAGTACATCAAGGAAGAACTGCTGATCGTGCTGGGCACCTCGTCGTCCGAAAGCGCCCTGCCGAACCTGATGCGCAAACTGGAAAAACTGGGTTGCTCGAAGCCCGTCGTCGGCCTCGTGGTCCCGACCGGTTACTCGTTCAACCTGGACGGCACCAATATCTACATGACGATGGCGGCCCTGTTCGTTGCCCAGGCGACGAATACCGACCTGACCCTGACCCAGGAACTGACCATCCTGCTGGTGGCGATGCTGACCTCGAAAGGCGCGTCGGGCATCACCGGCGCCGGCTTCATCACCCTGGCCGCGACCCTGGCCGTGGTGCCGACGATTCCCGTGGCCGGCATGGCGCTGATCCTCGGCATCGACCGCTTCATGAGCGAAGCGCGCGCCCTGACCAACTTCATCGGCAACGGTGTCGCCACCGTGGTCGTGTCGAAGTGGGAAAAAGAGCTGGATTCGGCCCGCATGGACGATGTGCTGAGCGGCCGCGTGAAAGTCGAAGACCAGGCCACCGGCCTGAAGGAAGTGCGCGAAGCGGCTTGA
- a CDS encoding 3-hydroxybutyrate dehydrogenase: MKSSTLSGKTALVTGSTSGIGLGIARSLAEQGANIVFNGFGDAQQIEKLYTDTGAEFGVQTAYHNADMSKPDEIEAMMAYAQEKFGGVDILVNNAGIQYVASVEDFPTEKWDAIIAINLSSAFHTTRLALPGMKQKNWGRIINLASVHGLVGSVQKSAYVAAKHGLIGLTKVTALETAQTGVTANAICPGFVLTPLVQKQVDDRAARDGLDNDAARRALLSEKQPSGEFVTPEELGALAVFFCSPAADQVRGVAWNMDGGWAAQ, from the coding sequence ATGAAATCCAGCACGCTCAGTGGCAAAACGGCTCTCGTCACCGGTTCGACCTCGGGCATCGGCCTCGGGATCGCCCGCTCGCTGGCCGAGCAAGGCGCCAACATCGTGTTCAACGGCTTCGGCGACGCCCAGCAGATCGAGAAGCTGTACACCGACACCGGCGCCGAGTTCGGGGTGCAGACGGCCTACCACAATGCCGATATGTCGAAGCCGGACGAGATCGAGGCCATGATGGCCTATGCGCAAGAGAAATTTGGCGGCGTCGATATCCTGGTCAACAATGCCGGCATCCAATACGTGGCCTCGGTCGAGGACTTCCCCACCGAGAAATGGGACGCCATCATCGCGATCAACCTCAGCTCGGCCTTCCACACGACCCGCCTGGCCCTGCCCGGCATGAAGCAGAAGAACTGGGGCCGCATCATCAACCTGGCCTCGGTGCACGGGTTGGTGGGTTCGGTGCAGAAATCGGCCTATGTCGCCGCCAAGCACGGCCTGATCGGCTTGACCAAGGTGACGGCGCTCGAGACGGCCCAGACCGGCGTGACGGCCAACGCGATCTGCCCCGGCTTCGTGCTGACCCCGCTGGTGCAGAAGCAGGTCGACGACCGCGCCGCGCGCGACGGGCTGGACAACGATGCGGCGCGCCGCGCGCTGCTGTCCGAGAAACAGCCGTCCGGCGAATTCGTCACGCCGGAAGAACTGGGCGCGCTGGCCGTGTTCTTCTGCAGCCCGGCGGCCGACCAGGTTCGCGGCGTGGCCTGGAATATGGATGGGGGCTGGGCTGCGCAGTAA
- a CDS encoding RelA/SpoT family protein produces MVSTALLGDVNSGLVQGLSLDDCVRVHAALDYAEAGYGERVAASGQGAFEFSLGAAGTLAYLNTDAETRIAGLLFELALMEPSTFGTIEERFGPEVAALVQGVHQLIRLRDLTVGQAPVGSGKNAAQQAAAQNETLRKMLLAMATDMRVVLMRLASCAATLRYFAEHKRFDDVTRAYGREVLDFYAPLANRLGIWQLKWELEDLAFRFIEPDTYKRIAKMLEEKRMSRESFVASSIERLQSELAAAGIKAEVSGRPKHIYSIWSKMRGKELDFTELYDVRAFRVIVADIKTCYTVLGVIHNIWTPVPKEFDDYISRPKPNGYRSLHTVVTADDGRPLEVQIRTLEMHNFAEYGIAAHWRYKEEGGSNFKSQAYDEKIAWLRQLLAWKTDVTDAVAGQEDLQKEWVEKLKATSLDDRIFVLTPQARVLELPVGATPIDFAYHLHSDVGHRCRGAKIDGTMVPLNTQLKNGQTCEIITAKGGSVGQGPSRDWLSPGYAASSRTRSKIRAWFHALDQAETLAQGRAAVEKSLQREGKTAVNLELLAHKLGFAKVDELFIEVGKDKFSLRHVEAALHENAEPAPVEDAAVVNKSRASSVEQGAKSGVLVVGTEGLMTLLAKCCKPAPPDPIVGFVTRGKGVSIHRLSCKNFAEMQAKSPERVIQVEWGTAGIETVYPVDLFILAQDRQGLLRDISEVFSREKINVIGVNTQSAKGQARMVFTAEIGSTAQAQKALAAIMEVSGVMEARRQ; encoded by the coding sequence ATGGTATCGACCGCCCTGCTGGGCGACGTCAATAGCGGCCTGGTCCAGGGCCTGAGCCTGGACGACTGCGTGCGCGTGCACGCGGCGCTCGACTACGCCGAAGCCGGCTACGGCGAGCGGGTCGCGGCCTCGGGCCAGGGCGCCTTCGAATTCTCGCTCGGGGCGGCCGGCACGCTGGCCTACCTGAACACCGACGCCGAGACCCGCATCGCCGGCCTGCTGTTCGAGCTGGCGCTGATGGAGCCCTCCACCTTCGGTACGATCGAGGAGCGCTTCGGCCCCGAGGTCGCGGCGCTGGTGCAGGGCGTGCACCAGCTGATCCGCCTGCGCGACCTGACCGTCGGCCAGGCGCCGGTGGGCAGCGGCAAGAACGCGGCCCAGCAGGCCGCGGCCCAGAACGAGACCCTGCGCAAGATGCTGCTGGCGATGGCCACCGACATGCGCGTGGTGCTGATGCGGCTGGCCTCGTGCGCCGCCACCCTGCGTTACTTCGCCGAACATAAACGCTTCGACGACGTCACGCGCGCCTATGGCCGCGAGGTGCTGGACTTTTATGCGCCGCTGGCCAACCGCCTCGGCATCTGGCAGCTGAAATGGGAGCTGGAAGACCTGGCTTTCCGCTTCATCGAACCGGACACGTATAAACGCATCGCGAAGATGCTCGAAGAAAAGCGCATGTCGCGCGAAAGCTTCGTGGCTTCGTCGATCGAGCGCCTGCAAAGCGAGCTGGCGGCAGCCGGCATCAAGGCCGAGGTGTCGGGCCGGCCCAAGCACATCTACAGCATCTGGAGCAAGATGCGCGGCAAGGAGCTCGATTTCACCGAGCTGTACGACGTGCGCGCCTTCCGCGTGATCGTGGCCGACATCAAGACCTGCTACACGGTGCTGGGCGTGATCCACAATATCTGGACCCCGGTGCCGAAGGAGTTCGACGACTATATCTCGCGCCCGAAACCGAACGGCTACCGCTCGCTGCACACGGTGGTGACGGCCGACGACGGGCGGCCGCTCGAGGTGCAGATCCGCACCCTCGAGATGCACAACTTCGCCGAGTACGGCATCGCGGCCCACTGGCGCTACAAGGAAGAAGGCGGCTCGAACTTCAAGAGCCAGGCCTACGACGAAAAGATCGCCTGGTTGCGCCAGCTGCTGGCCTGGAAGACCGACGTCACCGACGCCGTGGCCGGCCAGGAAGACCTGCAGAAGGAATGGGTCGAGAAGCTCAAGGCGACCAGCCTGGACGACCGCATCTTCGTGCTGACGCCGCAGGCGCGGGTGCTGGAACTGCCGGTCGGCGCGACGCCGATCGACTTTGCCTACCACCTGCACAGCGACGTGGGCCACCGCTGCCGCGGCGCCAAGATCGACGGCACGATGGTGCCGCTGAATACCCAGCTCAAGAACGGCCAGACCTGCGAGATCATCACCGCCAAGGGCGGCAGCGTCGGCCAGGGGCCGTCGCGCGACTGGCTCAGTCCCGGTTACGCGGCCAGCAGTCGTACCCGGTCCAAGATCCGCGCCTGGTTCCATGCGCTGGACCAGGCCGAGACCCTGGCCCAGGGCCGCGCCGCCGTCGAGAAATCCCTGCAGCGCGAGGGCAAGACCGCGGTCAACCTCGAGCTGCTGGCGCACAAGCTCGGCTTCGCCAAGGTGGACGAATTGTTCATCGAGGTCGGCAAGGACAAGTTCAGCCTGCGCCATGTAGAGGCGGCGCTGCACGAGAATGCCGAGCCGGCGCCCGTGGAAGACGCGGCGGTCGTCAACAAGAGCCGCGCCTCGAGCGTGGAGCAGGGCGCCAAGTCGGGCGTGCTGGTGGTCGGCACCGAGGGCTTGATGACCTTGCTGGCCAAGTGCTGCAAGCCGGCGCCGCCGGACCCGATCGTCGGCTTCGTCACGCGCGGCAAGGGCGTCTCGATCCACCGCCTCAGCTGCAAGAACTTCGCCGAGATGCAGGCCAAGTCGCCCGAGCGCGTGATCCAGGTGGAGTGGGGCACGGCCGGGATCGAGACCGTGTACCCGGTCGACCTGTTCATCCTGGCGCAGGACCGCCAGGGCCTGCTGCGCGATATCTCCGAGGTGTTCTCGCGCGAGAAGATCAATGTGATCGGGGTGAACACCCAGAGCGCCAAGGGCCAGGCGCGGATGGTGTTCACGGCGGAGATCGGGTCGACGGCGCAGGCGCAGAAGGCGCTGGCGGCGATCATGGAGGTGTCGGGGGTGATGGAAGCGAGAAGGCAGTAG